Part of the Woronichinia naegeliana WA131 genome, GGTGAAGAAACAATCTCTTTAATACGATGTTCATGTTTTAATGCTCCCATTTCAATATGTTCCACCCAAGATTGCAAACATATTCCCAAAGCTTCATGCCTATTTTTATTAGAATAAGTTACAGGCTGAATATCTAAATGTTCCCAACGAGTGGGATCATCACTATCGCTAATAAAAGCAAAACGAGAATTATTAGAACTAGGTGGTAATCCTCTTGTTAAATAAGGAACTACTGGATCTGTGTAGCTGTATCCAATAAACAAAACGGTATATTCAGAAAACATTGCCTGAAGAAAGTTTCTTGCCCATCCTTCCGTTAAATAGGCGCGTCCAAAATCTTTGTCTGTAATAACAATGCGCTTTTCATCTTTTAAAACCGAACCATGAAGATAGACGATTCCAGTAAAATCATTACCTAATGGCAATGCAGGCGCATAATAATAATCTAGATCATTTTGTTTCCATGAGTTTTCAGCATATTTATTAAATAAGCAATCGAAGTTTGTTGTTACTAAACGAACCTGATCAGGAGTTTTAAATAAATTGAGTAACTCTCGGTGAAGTATTGTTGGTTCTGCTTCTGTTTTTTTAAGTAAGCTACGAGCTATATTTTTCACATTAATTAAATTTTCTAATCGACCTAAAAAACGATCAATCGGTTCATCCCAACTACCTTTTTCATTAATAGGAAGAGGCAAAGTATTGTTATTAATATCTTCTGCTAATTTACCAAAGCCTGGATAATTTGCAGGCTCTCCCATCGAGACTCCAGCCCCAGCGAAAACGACTAGCTTATTATTTTGCAGAGCTTCTAAAAGTGCTTCAGGTATCTCGACGCTTCCAAATAGCATAGTTTTTTAAATGTTAATTTACGTCTTTTAGAATATTATAACAATCTTAGCACTTTTAGTTTTAGTGCTTTAGTCTTCTAGATTTTGATTACCCAATCAGTATCGAGTAATTGTTCAAGTGTATAAGGACAATTTACTGGAAAATCAACCTTAAAACGAGTCTTAATCTTGACATAAACAAGAGCGTCTCCATAAATTGACAATAACTCCTGAGATAAATAATTGCGTAAATTGGTTGTTAATCGCCTTCTCAATTGAGTGCGAAAACTAACAATTTCTGCTTGCCAATGTCCAATATTATTTTCTCTTTCCATTTCCCAAAACTCTAATAACAATAGATGGCGAATCAGTTGCTCTAGTAAACTCGAAACAGCGTTTTTCTTTTCACTGCCTAAATCCTCTAACTCCTCAATCAAATTTTCTAGATCCAGATGATCAAATTGACGAGCCTTAAGTCGCCCAACAGTTTCTTCCAACCATTGAACATCATCAATTTCATAAAGTTGTTTAAGCGCAGTTGTTACAGCCATCTTTGTTAAACCTTACTAAATAGTCTTTAAACCTTAGTGGCACGATTGGAACTCGCTTCCATTTCCCGAACCTTTTTACCTCGCCAAAAGAGCCGAATGGGTGTACCGCTAAAACCTAACTGTTTACGGAATTGACCTTCGATATAGCGTCGATAATTCTCATTGAAACGACTGGGATCATTCACAAAAAGAGCGATCGCCGGTGGCCGAGTGGAGACTTGAGTACCGTAGTAGATTTTTCCCTGTTTTCCCTGACGAGTCGTAGGGGGAGAATGCCAACTGACTGCTTCTTCTAGCACATCATTAATAACCGAGGTTGTCACTCGACGACGGTGTTCTGCGGCAGCCCGATCCACTGCTTCTAAAATATTTTGTACCCGTTGTCCCGTTGCTGCACTCGTAAAAATCATTTCTGCCCATTCCATGAAGTAAAGACGAGCCAGAATATTTTGTTGATAATCGTAAATGGTAAAACTATCCTTTTCCACCGCATCCCATTTATTGATCACTAAAATAACCGCCCGACCTTCTTCCATGATCCGACCCGCTAATTTCAAATCCTGATCCGTTACCCCATCTAAAACATCAATGACAAAGAGGATCACATCGGCTCGACGAATCGCTTTAAAGGCACGATTAATGCTAAAAAACTCGGCTCCGTAATCTACATTTTTCTTGCGACGAATACCTGCTGTATCAATTAAGCGATAAACTTGACCGTTGCGCTCCACAATCATATCGATCGCATCTCTGGTTGTTCCCGCCACAGGACTGACAATGGCCCGATTTTCCCCCGTAATCGCATTGAGTAAACTGGATTTACCCACATTGGGACGGCCAATAATCGCAACTTTTATTTCATCGGGTTCCGCATCCAGATCAATAATCGGCAAATGGGGCGTTAAAGCATCCAATAATTCTCCCGTCCCGCTCCCATGAATGGCCGATATGGGGAACGGTTCGCCCAATCCCAATGACCAAAACTGAGCCGCTTGAATAGCACCTTGATCGGGGGATTCGCATTTATTAACCGCCAGAAAAACCGGGACTTTTTGGAGCCGTAGCCAGCGAGCAATTTCTTCATCACTGGGCATCGGCCCTGTTTGACCATCAACAACAAAGATGGCAACTTTGGCTTCTGCCAGGGCCAACATGGCCTGTTCTCGAATTTGGGGCAGAAATTCCGTATCATCATCAAAAACTAATCCCCCTGTATCCACTACTTGAAACTCTCGATCCTGCCAAAAACCGGGCCGATAGGTGCGATCGCGGGTGATACCCGGTTCATCATGCACGATCGCCTGTTGATTACCAGCAAGACGGTTAACAAGGGTCGATTTACCAACGTTGGGTCGGCCAATAACAGCAATAATAGGCAGGGGCATAGGTCAGCACGGACGGAGGGCAGACTTCCATTGTAGTCTTTATTCGTAAAGCCCAGGTATGCAAAGGAAAACAAATAGCTCTGTTAGGATAGAAGGAATTAAATCTTTAGCCTGATTCAAGTCTAATTAATTGAGTACAATTTTGTTTCGGACAATGATAAATCGTCTTTCCTTGCGCCGTTTAGCTCATTATTTATTCATTCTGCTGCTCGGAACAGTAACAACCTTCACCCTACTACCGAGTCTAGGCAGCTTTGCAGATGAACTAAGCCAGACGGAGATGGCCCCCAGAGCATCGTTGATCGCCAAAATCCAACCCAGTGGCGAAAGTTTTGTTGCTGCTGCCGTGGCCCGCACCGGCGATGCAGTGGTTCGTATTGATACTGAAACGCTTGTGACTCGAAGAGCAGATCCCCTATTTGATGATCCTTTCTTCCGTGACTTTTTTGGCGGTTCCTTTGCTCCTCCCTCCGAATTAGAACGTAAGATTGTGGGTCAAGGCTCTGGTTTTATCATTGATCATAGTGGTGTGATCCTGACAAATGCTCATGTGGTGGACAATGCCAACAAAGTGACCGTTACTCTCAAGGATGGTCGTATTTTTAAAGGTGAGGTGAAAGGGGTTGATGAGATCACCGATCTAGCCGTCGTTAAAATTAATGCCCAAGGTTCAGAATTACCGATCGCACCCCTAGGGGATTCTAGTACTGTACAAGTGGGGGATTGGGCGATCGCAGTGGGTAATCCGGTCGGTTTAGATAACACTGTCACCCTCGGCATTATTAGCACCCTGGGGCGATCGGCCGCCAAAGCCGGTATTCCCGATAAACGAGTGGAATTTATTCAAACGGATGCCGCTATTAATCCGGGTAACTCTGGTGGCCCCCTATTAAATGCCCAGGGTGAAGTGATTGGCATTAATACTGCTATTCGAGCTGATGCCATGGGAATTGGCTTTGCAATCCCGATTAACCAGGCCAAGTCTTTGCAAGCTTTACTGGCTTCAGGGAAAAAGGTTCCCCATCCCTACATTGGGGTGCAAATGGTCAATTTGACTCCTGACCTAGCCCGACAGAATAATCGTGATCCTAATTCTCTCTTCATGATTGCCGAAGTGGAAGGCATTCTAGTAGTCCGAGTCATGCCCGATTCTCCGGCGGAAAGGGCTGGTATTCGTCGCGGCGATGTGATTGTGGCCGTGAATAATCAACCCATTCAAGATGGTTCCAAGCTTCAATCTTTGGTAGATCGTGCCGGTTTAAATCAAGTACTCAAACTTAAAATTCAACGCAGCGATCGCTCTTTGGAACTAACCGTACAGACAGCCCAGATGTCCAATGCGGCTTAAACTTCTTGGCTCTAGGGTCTGGAGCTTATCTATGCGCTTTGTCGCCCCTAGTAATTGGACATGGAAAGGAGCCAAATTATCCAAAAACTTCCGAGTCTGTTCTAGCAATATTTGAGGTGACATCTTTAACGATTTCTTGCCTGTCATTTACTATCTTAATTTGTTGGGTTGCACTTTTTTAAACTCAACCTACCAGCTACTACTAACCACTGAAACCTCTCTATAGTAAAGCTTTAGACTATTTTTACTGTAGAGAAATTATTTTTTGTCCTGTACCTAGAGATTCAATCTCCTCTCGGCTTAATCTAGCAAATTTTTCAGAACTTTTATTGTCGATTAGCCAAAGGATCAGGTACAGGAAATGGCTCCGAGTTTAAGGAGACAAATTGACTTTTATCCGCATTGTAAGCAAGGATATTACCCGACTCAATTTCATAAAACCAGGCATGAAGAGAGATTTGATTGACGTGT contains:
- a CDS encoding DUF29 domain-containing protein — its product is MAVTTALKQLYEIDDVQWLEETVGRLKARQFDHLDLENLIEELEDLGSEKKNAVSSLLEQLIRHLLLLEFWEMERENNIGHWQAEIVSFRTQLRRRLTTNLRNYLSQELLSIYGDALVYVKIKTRFKVDFPVNCPYTLEQLLDTDWVIKI
- a CDS encoding trypsin-like peptidase domain-containing protein, with protein sequence MAPRASLIAKIQPSGESFVAAAVARTGDAVVRIDTETLVTRRADPLFDDPFFRDFFGGSFAPPSELERKIVGQGSGFIIDHSGVILTNAHVVDNANKVTVTLKDGRIFKGEVKGVDEITDLAVVKINAQGSELPIAPLGDSSTVQVGDWAIAVGNPVGLDNTVTLGIISTLGRSAAKAGIPDKRVEFIQTDAAINPGNSGGPLLNAQGEVIGINTAIRADAMGIGFAIPINQAKSLQALLASGKKVPHPYIGVQMVNLTPDLARQNNRDPNSLFMIAEVEGILVVRVMPDSPAERAGIRRGDVIVAVNNQPIQDGSKLQSLVDRAGLNQVLKLKIQRSDRSLELTVQTAQMSNAA
- the der gene encoding ribosome biogenesis GTPase Der, with the protein product MPLPIIAVIGRPNVGKSTLVNRLAGNQQAIVHDEPGITRDRTYRPGFWQDREFQVVDTGGLVFDDDTEFLPQIREQAMLALAEAKVAIFVVDGQTGPMPSDEEIARWLRLQKVPVFLAVNKCESPDQGAIQAAQFWSLGLGEPFPISAIHGSGTGELLDALTPHLPIIDLDAEPDEIKVAIIGRPNVGKSSLLNAITGENRAIVSPVAGTTRDAIDMIVERNGQVYRLIDTAGIRRKKNVDYGAEFFSINRAFKAIRRADVILFVIDVLDGVTDQDLKLAGRIMEEGRAVILVINKWDAVEKDSFTIYDYQQNILARLYFMEWAEMIFTSAATGQRVQNILEAVDRAAAEHRRRVTTSVINDVLEEAVSWHSPPTTRQGKQGKIYYGTQVSTRPPAIALFVNDPSRFNENYRRYIEGQFRKQLGFSGTPIRLFWRGKKVREMEASSNRATKV